Genomic DNA from Fibrobacter succinogenes:
CACATCCATGTGTCGGAAGGCTTGCCATCTGCAAACGCAACTAAAATTTGGGTTACGAAGGCCGGGAAATGTCTCTTGGCTCATAATAATTCGCATATCAACCCACATGTTTTGCAGAACATTCTCCGAATTATCGAGGCACGTAATGAAG
This window encodes:
- a CDS encoding DUF4160 domain-containing protein, with protein sequence MPQIFKIGSFWVYFWSNENNPLEPIHIHVSEGLPSANATKIWVTKAGKCLLAHNNSHINPHVLQNILRIIEARNEEVVKKWTEFFNEISYFC